The proteins below come from a single Pelosinus sp. IPA-1 genomic window:
- a CDS encoding recombinase family protein: MNLGYVRVSSKDQNEGRQLAKMQELAIEDRFIFVDKQSGKDFDRPQYQAMKQVIRAGDVIYIDALDRLGRDYDGILTEWKRITRELNADIVILENETLFDSRKFKAMGDIGKLMEDQFLSMLSYVAEQERKKIKQRQAEGIALAKSECRPYGRPRVEVDESFKVIYNSWKNGEITAVKAMELSGLKKVTFYARVKEIEGRA, translated from the coding sequence ATGAATTTAGGATATGTAAGGGTAAGCAGTAAAGATCAAAACGAAGGGAGACAATTAGCCAAGATGCAAGAACTAGCAATTGAAGATAGATTCATATTTGTTGATAAGCAATCTGGTAAGGATTTTGACCGCCCCCAGTATCAAGCCATGAAGCAAGTCATTAGGGCGGGTGATGTGATCTATATTGATGCATTGGACAGGCTAGGGCGTGACTATGATGGCATATTAACAGAATGGAAACGTATTACAAGAGAATTGAACGCTGATATAGTTATATTAGAAAATGAAACATTGTTCGATTCAAGAAAGTTTAAGGCTATGGGCGATATTGGCAAGTTAATGGAAGATCAATTCTTGTCCATGCTGTCCTATGTGGCTGAACAAGAGCGGAAAAAGATCAAGCAACGTCAAGCCGAGGGGATAGCACTTGCTAAGTCAGAGTGTAGACCATACGGTAGACCGAGGGTAGAAGTAGATGAATCTTTCAAGGTTATATATAATAGCTGGAAGAATGGTGAGATAACGGCAGTCAAGGCAATGGAATTATCAGGATTAAAGAAAGTTACCTTCTATGCACGTGTTAAAGAGATTGAAGGTAGGGCGTAA